A stretch of the Lolium perenne isolate Kyuss_39 chromosome 3, Kyuss_2.0, whole genome shotgun sequence genome encodes the following:
- the LOC127344752 gene encoding probable bifunctional methylthioribulose-1-phosphate dehydratase/enolase-phosphatase E1, with protein MYQLGIDWTTPEHGPINSAKRLCTVISPDVPNGAHAAKSSKHCVVLDIEGTTTPISFVTDVMFPYARDNVRKHLISTYDSEETKEDIELLRIQVEEDLRNGVVGAVPVAPSDASKEEVINSLVTNVESMIKADRKITSLKQLQVYIYSSGSREAQRLLFGHSSHGDLRQYLCGFFDTTTGNKREARSYFEISKSLGVDNPSEILFITDVFEEAVAAKSAGLDVIISIRPGNAPLPENHGFRTISSFSEI; from the exons ATGTATCAGTTAGGGATTGATTGGACGACTCCTGAGCATGGTCCAATAAACAGCGCCAAAAGATTGTGTACTGTTATAAGTCCTGATGTTCCTAATGGAGCTCATGCAGCCAAATCATCAAAG CATTGTGTTGTACTTGACATCGAAGGAACAACAACTCCAATATCATTTGTGACTGATGTTATGTTTCCTTATGCTCGTGATAATGTGCGGAAGCATCTGATTTCTACATACGATTCTGAAGAAACCAAAGAAGACATCGAATTGTTGCGCATCCAA GTTGAAGAAGACCTGAGAAACGGAGTTGTTGGGGCTGTTCCAGTTGCACCCAGTGATGCTAGCAAAGAAGAGGTTATTAATTCGTTAGTCACTAATGTTGAGTCCATGATCAAAGCAGACCGGAAGATTACATCATTGAAACAACTTCAG GTTTACATATACTCAAGTGGCAGTAGAGAGGCACAAAGGCTACTATTTGGCCACTCATCCCATGGTGATCTACGACAATACTTGTGTGGTTTTTTTGACACCACAACAGG AAATAAAAGAGAAGCAAGGAGTTACTTCGAGATCTCAAAATCACTTGGGGTGGACAATCCATCTGAAATCTTATTTATCACAGATGTGTTCGAAGAAGCCGTTGCTGCAAAGAGTGCAG GTCTCGATGTAATAATCTCTATTCGCCCAGGGAATGCACCACTTCCTGAGAATCACGGTTTCCGGACAATCAGCTCTTTCAGTGAGATCTGA